Proteins encoded in a region of the Prunus persica cultivar Lovell chromosome G4, Prunus_persica_NCBIv2, whole genome shotgun sequence genome:
- the LOC18779381 gene encoding protein kinase PINOID, producing MLERDSDGEAVNSSHSSMSSESCSSFSRLSFDAAATTTAADFATETLCLKPHRSSDFAYSAIRSKKTALTFRDFRLLRRIGAGDIGTVYLCTLRGTGSSPADQDRESSSSSSCFYAMKVVDKEALALKKKVHRAEMERKILKMLDHPFLPTLYAEFEASHFSCIVMEYCSGGDLHSLRHKQPNKRFSLTSARFYAAEVLVALEYLHMLGIIYRDLKPENVLVRSDGHIMLSDFDLSLCSDAIPAVESPDSYSDSGSLSTPSYTRPRKTTTLTPFSCLSTRLFRSRKVQTLSPNRLFVAEPVAARSRSFVGTHEYVSPEVASGSSHGNAVDWWAFGIFLYELIYGRTPFAAPSNENTLRNIVKKPLAFPTPTPSSALEGHARDLISGFLNKDPERRLGSKRGAADVKKHPFFKGINLALVRSLTPPMIPGLIRRQNTTPSYQAKKTDQNRNTRQSTAFEYF from the exons ATGTTAGAGCGTGACTCGGACGGTGAAGCCGTGAACTCGAGCCACAGCTCAATGAGCAGCGAGAGCTGTAGCAGCTTCAGCCGCCTCTCCTTCGACGctgccgccaccaccaccgccgCCGACTTCGCAACCGAAACCTTGTGCCTCAAGCCCCACCGCTCCTCCGACTTCGCCTACTCAGCCATTCGCTCCAAGAAAACCGCCCTCACTTTCCGCGACTTCCGCCTCCTCCGCCGCATCGGCGCCGGCGACATCGGCACCGTCTACCTCTGCACCCTCAGAGGCACCGGTTCCAGTCCCGCCGATCAGGATCGCGAGtcttcttcgtcttcctcGTGCTTTTACGCCATGAAAGTCGTCGACAAGGAGGCTCTGGCGCTGAAGAAGAAGGTCCACAGAGCCGAGATGGAGAGAAAAATCCTCAAGATGCTCGACCACCCGTTCTTGCCTACGCTCTACGCCGAGTTCGAAGCCTCGCATTTCTCTTGCATCGTCATGGAGTACTGTTCCGGCGGCGACTTGCACTCTCTCCGCCATAAGCAGCCTAACAAGCGCTTCTCTCTCACCTCGGCTAG GTTTTATGCTGCGGAGGTTCTGGTGGCCTTGGAATACCTCCACATGCTGGGAATCATCTACAGGGACCTAAAACCCGAGAACGTGCTggtcagatcggacggtcacATCATGCTCTCCGACTTTGACCTCTCCCTCTGCTCAGACGCAATCCCAGCCGTTGAATCCCCCGACTCCTACTCTGACTCGGGGTCCCTATCCACTCCATCCTACACCCGCCCGCGGAAAACCACAACACTCACCCCATTCTCCTGCCTCTCGACCCGGCTCTTCCGCTCGCGCAAAGTCCAGACCCTCTCCCCGAACCGGCTTTTCGTCGCCGAACCGGTCGCCGCCAGGTCACGTTCCTTCGTCGGTACCCACGAGTACGTGTCCCCGGAAGTCGCCTCCGGCAGTTCCCACGGAAACGCCGTTGACTGGTGGGCTTTCGGGATCTTCCTCTACGAGTTGATCTACGGCCGCACGCCGTTCGCGGCTCCATCGAACGAGAACACCCTGCGCAACATCGTGAAAAAGCCCCTTGCGTTCCCGACCCCCACGCCCTCCAGCGCGCTCGAAGGCCACGCGCGTGACCTCATTTCCGGGTTCCTCAACAAGGACCCGGAGCGCCGGCTCGGGTCGAAGCGCGGAGCCGCTGACGTCAAGAAGCATCCGTTCTTTAAGGGCATCAACTTGGCGTTGGTACGGTCCCTCACGCCGCCGATGATCCCGGGCCTAATACGAAGGCAAAACACGACGCCGTCTTATCAGGCCAAGAAGACTGATCAAAATAGAAATACGAGGCAATCTACGGCGTTCGAGTACTTCTGA